A single genomic interval of Oryza sativa Japonica Group chromosome 7, ASM3414082v1 harbors:
- the LOC4342192 gene encoding photosynthetic NDH subunit of lumenal location 3, chloroplastic: MATYLQSAGLTAATASTSRLLRPTPRRLLLLVAACSTGGRRSACLSVGLAAAAATIFQHHPACAATDDEPANNGWWLTEFPLPVPKIVNKELNNGETGSRTFVRNGIYIADIGPSYAAHAYRLRSTAFDLLALEDLLGNNADRANYVTKYLRLKSTFMYFDFDKLISAASDDQRPPLLDLATRLFDSFERLQKACGTKDDTQIGSSYADTKIILQEVMAKMA, translated from the exons ATGGCCACTTATCTCCAATCAGCAGgcctcaccgccgccactgccagCACCAGCCGCCTCCTCCGGCCAACACCACGGAGGCTGCTCCTCCTCGTGGCGGCGTGCTCCACTGGCGGACGGAGATCAGCCTGCCTCTCCGtcggcctcgcagccgccgccgccaccatcttcCAGCATCAtcccgcctgcgccgccaccgacgacgaGCCGGCAAACAATGGGTGGTGGCTCACCGAGTTCCCTTTGCCGGTGCCAAAGATTGTCAACA AGGAGCTGAACAATGGCGAGACGGGGAGCCGGACGTTCGTGAGGAACGGCATCTACATAGCCGACATCGGGCCGAGCTACGCGGCGCACGCGTACAGGCTGCGGAGCACGGCGTTCGACCTGCTGGCGCTGGAGGACCTGCTGGGCAACAACGCCGACAGGGCCAACTACGTCACCAAGTACCTCCGCCTCAAGTCCACCTTCATGTACTTCGACTTCGACAAGctcatctccgccgcctccgacgaCCAGCGCCCCCCGCTGCTCGACCTCGCCACCCGCCTCTTCGACAGCTTCGAGCGCCTCCAGAAGGCCTGCGGCACCAAGGACGACACCCAGATCGGCTCCTCCTATGCCGACACCAAGATCATCCTCCAGGAGGTCATGGCAAAGATGGCCTAG
- the LOC4342193 gene encoding kinesin-like protein KIN-14N — translation MSTRATRPGMLHQKENAADAQAGKRQRTAAGSAARAPLSANAAPPAPDPAIEFAGRDDVDALLNEKMKGKNKMDYKGKSEQMMEYIKKLRACIKWLLEREDTNLAEIGKLNGLLEAAEKHHSEIVAQLKSAIEESKAINEELQRQYASLEENLKRVEAEKLDALRSYGDEKEARIAVEASRNEHLEDLRRIKLEEKRLNDQIKMLQDTNKRLQEYNTSLQQYNSNLQADATKNGETIAKLQKEKNTMVETMNGLKDHANSVKMQLDLAKSSQNEALKQKTDLLKEVDNLRGELQQVRDDRDHKLAEIHSLLADVSTYKEMTGKSVAELDNAMTRSTALEETCSSQAERIKTLELQLASANEKLKRSDLTTMETMTEYEKQKRMLEDLQLRLEEAEQQILDGENLRKRLHNTILELKGNIRVFCRVRPLLPNESGAVAYPKSGENLGRGIELTHNAQMYSFTFDKVFEQSASQEDVFIEISQLIQSALDGYKVCIFAYGQTGSGKTYTMMGNPELHDQKGLIPRSLEQIFQTSQALISQGWKYKMQASMLEIYNEAIRDLLATNRTTVQDGGASKYSIKHDANGNTHVSDLTIVDVSSINEVSSLLKRAAQSRSVGRTQMNEESSRSHCVFTLRIFGVNEGTDQQVQGVLNLIDLAGSERLNKSGATGDRLKETQAINKSLSCLSDVIFSIAKKEEHVPFRNSKLTYLLQPCLGGDSKTLMFVNLSPEVSSTGESICSLRFAARVNSCEIGIPRRQTQVRSLAQG, via the exons ATGTCCACGCGCGCCACTCGCCCCGGGATGCTCCACCAGAAGGAGAACGCCGCCGACGCGCAGGCCGGCAAGCGCCAGCGCACGGCCGCCgggtccgccgcccgcgccccgcTCTCCGCCaacgccgctccgcccgcccctGACCCCGCCATCGAGTTCGCCGGGAGGGACGATGTCGACGCCCTCCTCAACGAGAAGATGAAGGGCAAGAACAAGATGGACTACAAG GGGAAGAGCGAGCAAATGATGGAATACATAAAAAAGCTACGGGCTTGCATCAAGTGGCTGCTAGAGAGGGAGGATACAAACCTGGCTGAGATTGGGAAGCTCAATGGTCTACTTGAGGCGGCAGAGAAACATCACTCTGAGATTG TGGCTCAGCTGAAAAGTGCAATAGAAGAATCAAAGGCAATAAATGAGGAGCTTCAGAGACAGTATGCTTCTTTAGAGGAGAATCTAAAGAGAGTGGAGGCTGAGAAACTG GATGCCCTTAGGTCTTATGGAGATGAAAAGGAAGCAAGGATTGCTGTTGAGGCTTCCCGAAATGAGCATTTGGAAGATCTTAGAAGGATTAAGTTGGAGGAAAAACGCCTTAATGATCAG ATCAAGATGCTTCAGGACACAAATAAGAGGCTTCAAGAATACAACACTAGTTTGCAGCAGTATAACAGCAACCTCCAGGCAGATGCAACGAAGAATGGTGAAACAATAGCAAAGCTGCAGAAAGAGAAGAACACTATGGTAGAAACAATGAATGGTTTGAAGGACCATGCTAACTCTGTAAAGATGCAGCTAGATTTGGCAAAG TCTTCCCAAAATGAAGCTCTAAAACAAAAGACCGACTTGCTAAAGGAAGTTGATAATCTCAGGGGTGAACTCCAGCAAGTAAGGGATGACCGTGATCATAAATTAGCTGAAATACATTCCTTGTTGGCCGATGTAAGTACATACAAGGAAATGACTGGAAAGTCGGTAGCAGAATTGGATAATGCCATGACAAGAAGTACTGCCCTTGAG GAAACATGTTCGTCCCAAGCAGAGAGAATTAAAACATTGGAGCTGCAGCTTGCATCAGCTAACGAAAAGTTAAAG AGATCTGATTTGACTACTATGGAGACGATGACTGAGTATGAGAAGCAAAAAAGAATGTTGGAGGATCTGCAATTACGACTCGAAGAAGCTGAGCAACAAATTTTGGACGGAGAGAATTTGCGGAAAAGACTCCATAATACAATACTC GAGCTTAAGGGAAACATTCGAGTATTCTGTAGGGTGCGACCTTTATTGCCAAATGAATCAGGAGCTGTTGCTTATCCAAAGAGTGGAGAAAACTTAGGTCGTGGCATTGAGTTGACACATAATG CTCAAATGTATTCTTTCACATTTGACAAAGTATTTGAGCAGTCGGCATCACAAGAAGATGTGTTCATTGAGATTTCCCAACTCATCCAAAGCGCCCTTGATGGCTACAAG GTGTGCATATTTGCATATGGCCAAACTGGCTCGGGTAAAACATACACAATGATGGGAAATCCAGAATTGCATGACCAGAAAGGATTAATTCCGAGATCACTTGAACAAATTTTCCAAACAAGCCAGGCTCTTATTTCACAGGGATGGAAATATAAGATGCAG GCATCTATGCTGGAAATCTACAATGAAGCCATACGTGATCTGCTAGCCACTAATCGCACAACTGTTCAAGATGGTGGCGCTTCAAAGTACAGTATCAAGCATGATGCCAATGGTAATACCCATGTATCAGATCTCACAATTGTCGATGTATCGAGTATCAATGAagtttcttctctcctcaagCGGGCTGCTCAGAGCAG ATCTGTTGGAAGAACACAGATGAACGAAGAATCATCTAGAAGTCATTGTGTGTTCACGCTTCGAATTTTTGGTGTCAATGAG GGAACAGACCAGCAGGTGCAAGGAGTGCTCAATCTAATCGATCTTGCCGGCAGTGAGCGGCTTAACAAGAGCGGTGCCACCGGAGATAGGCTAAAGGAGACACAG GCTATTAATAAGAGCCTCTCATGCTTGAGCGATGTAATCTTCTCCATTGCAAAGAAAGAGGAGCACGTTCCGTTCAGGAACTCAAAATTAACGTACTTGCTACAG CCATGCCTTGGAGGAGACTCGAAGACACTTATGTTTGTGAATCTGTCTCCAGAGGTGTCGTCTACAGGGGAGTCAATTTGCTCGCTACGGTTCGCAGCACGGGTGAACTCGTGCGAGATTGGCATCCCTCGTCGTCAAACCCAAGTGCGTAGCTTGGCGCAAGGATGA
- the LOC136357273 gene encoding uncharacterized protein, with translation MVEVGRKAHRRHVSELEARQKVLAEIAKEVEEERGAALIATTVMTEAQDTLRLQYGSWEAELGKKLDAAQGVLDAAAARERRAAETEVASRRREEALKARAMALEERACVVERDLADREAAVTIREATLAVHEAACAEEESALRLREDALTERERALEEAEAAARRLADSLSLCEAAREEQARRNLEGARAERALD, from the exons atggtggaggtgggccgcaaggcacaccgccggcacgtctcagagcttGAAGCCCGTCagaaggtgctggcggagatcgccaaggaggtggaggaggagcggggagctgccctcatcgccactacCGTGATGaccgaggcgcaggacaccctccgccttcaatacgggagctgggaggcggagctagggaagaagctcgacgccgcccagggggtccttgacgctgccgctgcccgagagcggcgggcggcggagaccgaagtGGCGTCCCGGCGGCGTGAAGAGGCCCTTAAGGcgcgtgccatggcgctggaagagcgcgcctgcgtcgtggagagggacctggcggaccgcgaggccgccgtcaccatccgggaggcaacgctggcggtgCACGAGGCCGcgtgcgccgaagaggagtccgcactccgcctccgcgaggacgcgctcaccgagcgggaacgtgctctcgaggaggccgaggccgcggcgcgacggctggcggacagcctgtccctctgTGAGGCAGCGCGGGAagagcaggcgcgccgtaatctggaaggtgcccgcgccgagagggcc cttgattaa
- the LOC112939579 gene encoding uncharacterized protein, protein MGFNPPVPQNDSDWEIRVAVLLSLTLQILLIFVGPMRKRSSHPVPRFAVWSCYLLADWVADLGLGLLLNNLGNISGGNGSSSSSSSSSISHLSAGVGGFKRGPGGGSTNNTSSGGGSPPIFAFWTPFLLLHLGGPDTITAYSLEDNELWLRHLIGLLFELFSAFVVFSCSVKSNPMVPATALIFLVGIIKYGERTYSLYSGSVSGFRDKILGEPNPGPNYAKLMTEFDSKKKAGLLVEITIADGEASKAKEALEEGEEVRLVKESNKSLEAMAYDFFTMFRLLFVNLILSYKERRISQAYFLDRHDMTAGKAFEVVEVELNFIYDMVYTKAPVSHSSAGCVLRCVGTACLVIAILLFALLDKTAILPVDRAITYALLLGGLALDVAAILMLLCSNRMIVFLEAKHMAWLSRVARAVRLQPRRWSERTSQLNFICYCLGKPKEQEGRRRQCCRRETIPPSVMRFLIWVADKVSVRETLDDFFFIQRKPVSCSHIDNNNNKMNHLCCWHKEEKPHVDVLTYVFDRLKKEAQKFKGSTDYDLMKKLCGYRGQGTLRDDEELVRDIQMELTKATREAELNKKDNSSSTNKEEEMDESEYLVEKMVKEKLDGVLRNSIEREFDESLLLWHIATDLCCHREREGPRMHDTNGLMSISETLSEYMLYLLVRQPEMLSATAGIGLLRYRDTCAEARRFFKSAEAWDPNHDDARRMLLSVNTSKKPADVKGDRSKSVLFDACILAKVLLQLHDDTMWRVVAGVWREMLTYAAGKCHGSTHVRQLSRGGELITLVWFLMAHMGMGDMYRINEGDAKAKLIVHDQ, encoded by the coding sequence ATGGGTTTCAATCCGCCGGTGCCGCAGAATGACAGCGACTGGGAGATCCGGGTGGCTGTGCTGCTCAGCCTCACCCTCCAGATTCTCCTCATCTTCGTGGGGCCCATGCGCAAGCGCTCCTCCCACCCTGTCCCGCGCTTCGCCGTCTGGTCGTGCTACCTCCTCGCCGACTGGGTCGCCgacctcggcctcggcctcctcctcaaCAACCTCGGCAACATCAGCGGCGGCAAcggatcctcctcctcctctagcagcagcagcatcagccaCCTCTCGGCCGGTGTCGGCGGCTTCAAGCGTgggcccggcggcggcagcaccaaCAACAcatcctccggcggcggcagcccgcCCATCTTCGCCTTCTGGACTCCATTCCTGCTGCTCCACCTGGGCGGCCCGGACACCATCACCGCCTACTCCCTCGAGGACAACGAGCTCTGGCTCCGCCACTTGATTGGCTTGCTCTTCGAGCTCTTCTCCGCCTTTGTCGTCTTCTCCTGCTCCGTCAAGTCCAACCCCATGGTCCCGGCCACCGCCCTCATCTTCCTCGTCGGCATCATCAAGTACGGCGAGCGCACCTACTCGCTCTACTCCGGCAGCGTCTCCGGCTTCCGCGACAAGATCCTCGGCGAACCCAACCCTGGGCCAAACTACGCCAAGCTCATGACGGAGTTCGACTCCAAGAAGAAAGCCGGACTGCTGGTGGAGATCACCATCGCGGACGGCGAGGCCAGCAAGGCGAAGGAGGCGCtggaggagggcgaggaggtTCGGCTGGTGAAGGAGAGCAACAAGAGCCTGGAGGCGATGGCGTACGACTTCTTCACCATGTTCCGGCTGCTCTTCGTCAACCTCATCCTCAGCTACAAGGAGAGGAGGATCAGCCAGGCCTACTTCCTGGACCGCCACGACATGACGGCGGGCAAGGCGTtcgaggtggtggaggtggagctcaACTTCATCTACGACATGGTGTACACCAAGGCGCCCGTGTCCCACAGCTCGGCAGGCTGCGTCCTCCGCTGCGTCGGCACCGCCTGCCTCGTCATCGCCATCCTCCTCTTCGCGCTCCTCGACAAGACCGCCATCCTCCCCGTGGACCGTGCCATCACCTACGCGCTGCTGCTCGGCGGGCTGGCGCTCGACGTGGCCGCCATCCTCATGCTCCTCTGCTCCAACCGGATGATCGTCTTCCTCGAAGCCAAGCACATGGCGTGGCTTTCCCGGGTGGCCAGGGCCGTGCGGCTGCAGCCAAGGCGGTGGTCGGAGCGGACCTCGCAGCTGAACTTCATCTGCTACTGCCTAGGCAAGCCCAAGGAGCaggagggtcgccgccgccagtgcTGCAGGCGGGAGACGATCCCGCCGAGTGTGATGCGGTTCCTCATCTGGGTCGCCGACAAGGTGAGCGTCAGGGAGACCTTGGACGACTTCTTCTTCATCCAGCGCAAGCCGGTGAGCTGCAGTCACAtcgacaacaacaacaacaagatgAATCACTTGTGCTGCTGGCACAAGGAGGAGAAGCCGCACGTCGACGTGCTCACGTATGTCTTCGATAGGCTTAAGAAGGAGGCCCAAAAATTCAAGGGCTCCACGGACTACGACTTGATGAAGAAGCTGTGCGGCTACCGCGGCCAGGGGACCCTCAGGGATGACGAGGAGCTTGTCAGAGACATCCAGATGGAGCTGACCAAGGCAACACGAGAGGCGGAGCTCAACAAGAAGGATAATAGCTCATCAACcaacaaggaggaggagatggacgAGTCCGAGTACTTGGTCGAGAAGATGGTGAAGGAGAAGCTGGATGGCGTCCTGCGGAACAGCATCGAGAGGGAGTTCGACGAGTCGCTGCTGCTATGGCACATCGCCACTGACCTATGCTGTCACCGAGAGCGGGAAGGGCCTCGGATGCACGACACCAACGGCTTGATGTCCATCAGCGAGACCCTGTCGGAGTACATGCTCTACCTCCTCGTCAGGCAACCGGAGATGCTGTCGGCCACCGCCGGCATCGGCCTACTCCGCTACCGGGACACGTGCGCCGAGGCGCGCCGCTTCTTCAAGTCGGCGGAGGCGTGGGACCCCAACCACGACGACGCCCGCCGGATGCTGCTTTCCGTCAACACGTCCAAGAAGCCGGCCGATGTGAAGGGCGACCGGAGCAAATCTGTGCTGTTCGACGCCTGCATCCTGGCCAAGGTGCTCCTCCAGCTCCACGACGACACCATGTGGAGGGTGGTGGCCGGAGTTTGGAGGGAGATGCTCACGTACGCGGCCGGCAAGTGCCATGGGAGCACGCACGTGCGGCAGctcagccgcggcggcgagctcatCACCTTGGTCTGGTTTCTCATGGCGCACATGGGGATGGGAGACATGTACCGGATCAATGAGGGGGACGCCAAGGCCAAGCTCATCGTCCACGACCAGTAG
- the LOC4342195 gene encoding probable disease resistance protein At5g45440, translating to MASEQGQGEQTSSMAGAGKGKGEVEGMEQKLEKLMSAFHDHQEGNKAVRHQKELEELFSFLREHEAAFSQLPGDKKDDLDALLRNIEGVLELCKNQEEKKKKTTNKMGDCIPFKSSSRPPADHTSSTSVVAPLLMQARDILGDSSSSAPAAAGPNKKEVLYEWTTSYVDEKRLYGWDDEATEVADALAGPEEDDDELFRAAGIFGIHGSGKTALAQKVFVHDRIKDTFLLRLWVCVGPTPPDDDKQQQYEVKFSLLYRMLDNLGLDTYKVEEVVNGSEAVKKHSGDSDAAKESKIGVLLFILHVALAKTSYLIVLDDIRAYDPWYTNLALPPPPHGEWSDRLAYGLPKLNKSAVLVTCRKEEHARAMVRTGRVFHPPLLAVADAWKLFEREYLQEAEKKQVGYNVKDDVLYNDLKVVQEEMVGKCLGLPVAILEAAKGFAQYCTYVDDDDAKTTQPTTAKGADAGDPAHAAA from the coding sequence ATGGCGAGCGAGCAAGGCCAAGGTGAGCAGACATCATCAATGGCGGGCGCGGGCAAGGGCAAGGGCGAGGTCGAGGGCATGGagcagaagctggagaagctgatGTCGGCGTTTCACGACCATCAGGAAGGCAACAAGGCGGTGAGGCATCAGAAGGAGCTGGAGGAGCTCTTCAGCTTCCTCAGGGAGCACGAGGCCGCCTTCTCGCAGCTTCCAGGGGACAAGAAGGACGACCTCGACGCCCTCCTCCGCAACATCGAGGGCGTCCTTGAGCTGTGCAAGAAtcaggaggagaagaagaagaagacgacgaacAAGATGGGCGACTGCATCCCCTTCAAGTCGTCGTCCAGGCCGCCTGCTGACCACACGTCGTCGACGTCGGTGGTGGCGCCGTTGCTGATGCAGGCCAGGGACATTCTCGGCGACTCATCATCATCTGCTCCTGCAGCTGCAGGGCCTAATAAGAAGGAGGTGCTGTACGAGTGGACGACGAGCTACGTCGACGAGAAGAGGCTATACGGGTGGGACGACGAGGCCACGGAGGTGGCGGACGCCCTCGCCGgccccgaggaagacgacgacgagctgTTCAGGGCGGCGGGCATCTTCGGCATCCACGGAAGCGGCAAGACGGCGCTGGCCCAGAAGGTGTTCGTCCACGACCGCATCAAGGACACCTTCCTGCTCCGCCTCTGGGTGTGCGTCGGCCCGACGCCGCCGGACGATGACAAGCAACAGCAGTACGAGGTGAAGTTTAGCCTCCTCTACCGCATGCTCGACAACCTCGGCCTCGACACCTATAAGGTGGAGGAAGTCGTCAACGGCTCGGAAGCCGTCAAGAAGCACAGCGGCGACAGCGACGCCGCCAAGGAGTCCAAGATCGGCGTGCTGCTCTTCATCCTGCACGTGGCGCTGGCCAAGACCTCCTACCTCATCGTGTTGGACGACATCCGGGCGTACGACCCCTGGTACACCAAcctggcgctgccgccgccgccccacggcGAGTGGAGCGACCGCCTCGCCTACGGCCTGCCCAAGCTGAACAAGAGCGCCGTGCTCGTCACCTGCCGCAAGGAGGAGCACGCCAGGGCCATGGTGCGCACCGGCCGCGTCTTCCACccgccgctcctcgccgtcgccgacgcctgGAAGCTCTTCGAACGCGAGTACCTGCAGGAGGCCGAGAAGAAACAAGTCGGGTACAACGTCAAGGACGACGTGCTGTACAATGATCTCAAggtggtgcaggaggagatggTCGGCAAGTGCCTCGGCCTGCCGGTGGCCATCCTCGAGGCCGCCAAGGGCTTCGCCCAGTACTGCACCTACGTTGATGACGACGATGCCAAAACTACTCAACCCACTACTGCTAAAGGTGCCGACGCCGGCGACCCTGCTCATGCTGCCGCCTAG